The following are from one region of the Candidatus Bathyarchaeota archaeon genome:
- a CDS encoding DUF72 domain-containing protein — MECYFGCSGFYYDHWRGKFYPAGLAKPKWLLYYAAHFNTLEANSTFYRYPTEKMLKDWYQKTPETFKFTLKANRAITHSRKFHNTEQLTKNFYQLAHLLREKLLCILFQLPPSIHKDMQLLQTIVTQLDPSVTNALEFRHPSWWDSEVYDLLQAQNLVFCCVSASGLPDGIVKTTDSLYVRFHGKNGWYQHNYPDDELAQWAEKITRQNPAKVLCYFNNDYNANATRNCLTLKKLLDQPQTSGRVTIKRNSNELNDSF, encoded by the coding sequence TTGGAGTGCTATTTTGGGTGTTCAGGATTCTACTACGACCACTGGCGGGGCAAATTCTACCCTGCAGGTCTCGCTAAACCGAAATGGCTACTATACTATGCCGCGCACTTCAACACGTTGGAAGCTAACAGCACCTTCTATCGTTACCCAACCGAGAAAATGCTCAAAGACTGGTACCAAAAAACACCTGAAACCTTCAAGTTCACACTTAAAGCCAACAGAGCCATAACTCACAGCCGAAAATTCCACAACACCGAACAGCTCACCAAAAACTTCTACCAACTAGCACACCTCTTACGTGAAAAACTTCTCTGCATTTTGTTTCAGTTGCCTCCCTCTATCCACAAAGACATGCAGTTGCTTCAAACAATCGTAACCCAGCTTGATCCCTCCGTGACTAATGCTTTAGAATTTAGGCATCCGAGCTGGTGGGACAGCGAAGTCTACGACTTATTGCAGGCGCAGAACTTGGTTTTTTGTTGTGTCTCAGCTTCGGGGTTACCTGATGGAATCGTAAAAACTACTGATTCCCTTTATGTTCGGTTTCACGGCAAAAACGGCTGGTACCAACATAACTATCCCGACGATGAACTCGCTCAGTGGGCAGAGAAGATCACGCGTCAAAACCCTGCTAAAGTGCTCTGCTACTTCAACAACGACTATAACGCTAACGCTACAAGAAACTGCCTAACCCTAAAAAAACTCTTAGATCAACCTCAAACAAGCGGCAGAGTAACCATCAAAAGAAACAGCAATGAGCTAAATGATAGTTTTTAA
- a CDS encoding PAS domain S-box protein: MVKTTYIHAAASVAILLGSMSLIAYLLVFMADGTVYTHLLYLPIVLFSALWKRKSVILTSILIAFLFAAAFLFAPQLSLTDNLVRAAAFLIVSYITGYLFERRAKIEKELVAQKEKTDRTIDGMGDLLFVLDQNQRVIRVNKATCNALQKKPEELLGKHCYEIVHGTHSPWPTCPASKTLQSNQSVTEEINDPNLGKILLVTTSPLTDVDGRIIECVHSAKDITEIKKAQQELTIAGQLFDSVSDSLIVHDLEGRIIFFNEAAHQMRGYTKEEFQNLNVANLQAPNDTWDMTAIIKQLEDNKEGTFNSFNVRKDRIVFPIEVHSRLVELEGKKFVVCAGRDVTERKKMEEALGLSEARYRALVESADDAILLSDLNGKTIYRNPAYYRQLGFSEGESDDFAQIHPEDLPAVAQKRNQLIKTGSSTTEYRVKHRNGSWVYRFARSSLIYNKRQMPYAVLSIIRDVTEQKMVEHQLRENQEKMALINEKLRVVGSLTRHDVRNKLGTITGYSYLIKKKLKDNPEVVDKLDKMVQSVRDVERIFDFARAYERLGSEELTFVDVGKAVNDAKALFSDPIPSVINNCSGLLVLADSFLSQMFYNFIDNTRKHGKKATTIKISYEEADNEVKLIYQDDGEGISKENKPNLFKEGFSTAGSSGFGLFLIKKMIQVYGWDIREDGEPGKGVRFVMSIPKEKIQSTPQQ, from the coding sequence ATGGTTAAAACAACCTACATTCATGCAGCTGCCTCAGTGGCTATCCTGTTAGGAAGCATGTCGTTGATAGCGTATCTTCTGGTTTTCATGGCTGATGGAACAGTATACACGCACCTGCTTTATTTGCCCATTGTACTTTTCAGCGCATTGTGGAAAAGAAAAAGCGTGATTTTAACCTCAATCCTCATTGCATTCCTATTTGCAGCCGCCTTCCTTTTTGCCCCCCAACTCTCACTGACTGATAACTTGGTTAGGGCAGCGGCGTTCCTGATAGTAAGCTACATAACAGGCTACCTCTTTGAACGCAGAGCAAAAATCGAAAAAGAACTCGTTGCTCAAAAAGAAAAAACAGACCGCACCATAGACGGAATGGGCGATTTACTGTTTGTCTTAGACCAAAACCAAAGAGTCATCCGCGTAAACAAGGCAACCTGCAACGCTTTACAGAAGAAACCAGAAGAACTCTTAGGCAAACACTGCTACGAAATAGTCCACGGCACCCATTCACCTTGGCCCACGTGTCCAGCATCAAAAACATTACAGTCAAACCAGTCAGTTACAGAAGAAATTAATGACCCAAACTTGGGCAAGATATTACTAGTAACGACTTCGCCATTAACCGATGTAGATGGCAGAATCATTGAATGCGTTCACAGCGCCAAAGACATAACAGAAATCAAAAAAGCACAGCAAGAACTCACCATCGCAGGGCAACTGTTTGATTCCGTCTCTGACTCCCTCATAGTACACGACTTAGAAGGCAGAATTATCTTCTTCAATGAAGCCGCTCACCAGATGAGAGGCTACACCAAAGAAGAATTCCAAAACCTAAATGTAGCAAACCTTCAAGCACCCAACGATACCTGGGATATGACGGCAATCATCAAACAATTGGAAGATAATAAAGAAGGAACCTTTAATTCTTTCAACGTTCGAAAAGATAGAATCGTTTTTCCAATTGAAGTCCACTCGCGATTAGTCGAGTTGGAAGGCAAAAAATTCGTCGTATGCGCTGGACGCGATGTAACAGAACGCAAAAAAATGGAGGAAGCCCTCGGACTCTCCGAAGCAAGATACAGAGCTTTGGTTGAAAGCGCTGACGACGCCATTTTACTAAGCGACCTCAACGGAAAAACAATCTACCGAAACCCCGCCTACTATCGCCAACTTGGTTTTTCTGAAGGCGAATCTGACGATTTTGCACAGATACACCCCGAAGATTTGCCAGCAGTTGCCCAGAAGAGAAATCAACTGATAAAAACAGGTTCATCAACAACCGAGTATAGAGTCAAACATCGTAACGGTTCATGGGTTTACCGATTTGCACGGTCATCTTTAATCTACAACAAACGCCAAATGCCCTACGCAGTGCTATCCATAATCAGAGACGTAACAGAACAAAAAATGGTCGAACACCAACTAAGGGAAAACCAAGAAAAAATGGCACTCATCAACGAAAAGCTCCGCGTTGTAGGAAGCCTAACAAGACATGACGTACGCAACAAACTCGGCACCATCACTGGCTACTCCTACTTGATTAAAAAGAAGCTAAAAGACAACCCTGAAGTTGTCGACAAACTGGACAAGATGGTGCAGTCTGTTAGGGATGTGGAACGCATCTTCGATTTTGCGCGAGCGTATGAAAGATTAGGCTCAGAAGAATTAACGTTTGTCGATGTCGGAAAAGCCGTGAACGACGCAAAAGCCCTCTTCTCCGACCCAATTCCCTCAGTCATCAACAACTGCAGTGGCTTACTGGTTTTGGCCGATTCATTTCTAAGTCAAATGTTCTACAACTTCATAGATAACACACGGAAGCACGGCAAAAAAGCCACAACCATAAAAATATCCTATGAAGAAGCTGATAACGAAGTTAAATTGATCTACCAAGACGACGGCGAAGGAATTTCAAAAGAAAACAAGCCAAACCTGTTTAAGGAAGGTTTTAGCACCGCGGGTAGCTCGGGGTTCGGTTTGTTCTTAATCAAGAAAATGATTCAGGTTTACGGTTGGGATATAAGAGAAGACGGGGAACCTGGAAAAGGCGTCCGATTCGTGATGAGCATTCCCAAAGAAAAAATCCAATCTACACCCCAACAATAA